The following are encoded in a window of Brevibacillus sp. DP1.3A genomic DNA:
- the kdpB gene encoding potassium-transporting ATPase subunit KdpB, whose translation MKQLIGKALLDSFRKLNPLVMKSNPVLFVVELGTVLILLMLLFPKYFGTEDQVGWNTVVFSVLLFTVLFANFAEALAEGRGKAQADTLRRAKRDTEAKRLKADGSVQVISSGELRKGDRVLVETGDIIPGDGDIIDGLASIDESAITGESAPVIKRAGSDQTSVTGGTRVISDSIVVKITTNPGDSFLDRMIMLIEGAKRQKAPNEIALNTVLIVFTLIFLIVVVTLVPIASYVGIELDISVLVVLLVCLIPTTIGGLLSAIGIAGMDRVTRFGVIAMSGKAVEAAGDVNTIILDKTGTITYGNRLAAEFVPVAGVDQKELMEVAVLTSLFDDTPEGSSVMMLAQANHVVCDVKAYEGEIIPFTAEERMSGLNYKGVHYRKGAVSAISAYVREHGGMVPPDLEEKSARISLQGGTPLAVCKDSQVLGLIYLKDTVKPGIRERFEELRKMGIRTVMCTGDNPLTAVTIAKEAGVDDFIAESKPEDKIRIVREEQAQGKMVAMTGDGTNDAPALAQADVGIAMNSGTTAAKEAANMVDLDSDPTKILQVISIGKQLLMTRGALTTFSIANDFSKYFAIIPAMLVEQVPEMQLLNIMNLQSPSSAVLSALLFNAIIIPLLIPLALRGVRYVPMNANQLLVRNLLIYGVGGIIFPFIGIKLIDMGLQLFW comes from the coding sequence ATGAAACAATTGATAGGAAAGGCCCTGCTTGATAGTTTTCGCAAGCTGAATCCGCTTGTCATGAAATCGAATCCCGTGCTGTTTGTCGTAGAGCTCGGGACGGTTCTGATTTTGCTGATGCTGTTGTTTCCGAAGTATTTTGGTACGGAGGATCAGGTAGGGTGGAATACAGTCGTTTTTTCCGTTTTATTATTCACGGTGTTGTTCGCGAATTTTGCTGAGGCATTGGCAGAAGGACGCGGGAAAGCACAAGCAGATACATTGCGGCGAGCCAAGCGGGATACGGAGGCCAAGCGACTCAAAGCCGATGGCAGTGTGCAGGTTATTTCATCTGGCGAGCTGCGCAAAGGTGATCGGGTCTTGGTCGAAACAGGAGATATCATCCCAGGAGATGGTGACATTATCGATGGTTTGGCCTCGATTGATGAATCTGCGATCACGGGTGAGTCGGCTCCGGTCATCAAAAGGGCGGGCAGTGACCAGACGTCCGTAACGGGTGGGACACGTGTCATTAGTGACTCTATTGTCGTCAAAATTACGACGAACCCCGGGGACTCTTTTTTGGATCGGATGATTATGCTCATTGAAGGGGCCAAACGTCAAAAGGCTCCGAATGAAATTGCCTTAAATACGGTCCTCATCGTCTTCACGCTTATTTTTTTAATTGTCGTCGTCACGCTGGTTCCGATTGCTTCGTATGTGGGTATCGAGCTGGATATCTCCGTTTTAGTCGTTTTGCTCGTATGCCTCATTCCGACCACGATTGGTGGCTTGTTATCGGCCATTGGCATTGCGGGAATGGATCGTGTTACCCGCTTTGGCGTCATTGCCATGTCGGGTAAGGCAGTAGAAGCGGCTGGGGATGTCAACACGATCATTTTGGACAAGACAGGCACGATTACGTACGGAAACCGACTGGCGGCAGAATTCGTTCCTGTAGCGGGAGTCGACCAGAAGGAGCTCATGGAAGTCGCTGTGCTCACTTCGCTGTTCGATGATACGCCAGAGGGAAGCTCCGTCATGATGCTCGCCCAAGCAAACCATGTTGTCTGCGATGTCAAAGCGTACGAAGGAGAGATTATCCCGTTTACTGCCGAGGAGCGCATGAGCGGTTTGAATTACAAAGGCGTCCACTATCGAAAAGGAGCAGTTAGCGCCATCAGTGCCTATGTCAGAGAGCACGGTGGCATGGTGCCGCCAGACCTTGAAGAAAAGAGCGCGCGAATCTCGCTGCAAGGCGGTACTCCGCTCGCTGTATGCAAGGACAGTCAGGTTCTTGGCTTGATTTACTTGAAGGATACGGTGAAGCCGGGGATTCGTGAGCGTTTTGAAGAATTGCGGAAAATGGGCATCAGAACCGTGATGTGCACAGGCGACAATCCACTGACAGCGGTCACCATCGCCAAAGAGGCAGGCGTAGATGACTTCATCGCTGAGAGCAAGCCCGAGGACAAAATCAGGATTGTCCGGGAAGAGCAGGCACAAGGGAAAATGGTCGCGATGACCGGTGATGGCACGAATGATGCGCCAGCTCTGGCCCAAGCTGATGTAGGCATCGCGATGAACAGCGGGACAACGGCTGCGAAGGAAGCGGCTAACATGGTCGATCTCGATTCAGACCCGACGAAGATTTTGCAGGTCATTTCCATCGGGAAGCAGCTTCTCATGACCCGCGGCGCATTGACGACCTTTAGTATCGCGAACGACTTTTCCAAGTATTTTGCGATCATCCCTGCGATGCTGGTCGAGCAAGTACCCGAGATGCAGCTTTTGAACATCATGAACCTGCAGTCTCCGTCCAGTGCGGTTCTATCCGCACTATTATTCAATGCGATCATTATCCCACTGTTAATCCCGCTGGCTTTGCGAGGAGTGCGCTATGTGCCAATGAATGCGAACCAGCTTCTCGTCCGGAACCTGTTGATTTACGGCGTAGGAGGAATCATTTTTCCTTTTATCGGAATCAAGCTGATTGATATGGGACTGCAACTGTTCTGGTAA
- a CDS encoding DUF2294 domain-containing protein translates to MAISNKKKLEAEISEAFIKFQRELIGRGPQEAKTYIVGDMVIVRFKGVLTVEEKHLSSHDKGRRIVKEMREVLREMYSEESEEIVEKLTSHKVLSSHSDISTKMGERIEVYVLDKDLEKMLG, encoded by the coding sequence TTGGCCATCTCTAACAAAAAAAAGCTGGAAGCCGAAATCAGCGAAGCATTCATAAAATTTCAGCGCGAACTGATTGGACGAGGTCCACAGGAAGCGAAGACCTACATCGTCGGTGATATGGTCATCGTCAGATTCAAAGGTGTTCTCACCGTCGAAGAAAAGCATCTGTCCAGTCACGATAAAGGTCGCCGCATCGTAAAAGAAATGCGCGAGGTTCTCCGTGAAATGTACAGCGAAGAATCGGAAGAAATCGTAGAAAAGCTGACAAGCCACAAGGTACTATCGAGTCATAGCGACATCAGCACGAAAATGGGTGAACGGATCGAGGTTTATGTATTGGACAAGGACCTCGAAAAAATGTTGGGCTAA